From the Lepisosteus oculatus isolate fLepOcu1 chromosome 1, fLepOcu1.hap2, whole genome shotgun sequence genome, one window contains:
- the LOC102688358 gene encoding DNA damage-inducible transcript 4-like protein, with protein MVATSTLKNKNSECISELLDRRFDQARIEDELDYWDNCLVEPHLNGEVFEDQTCQRLAKMLENCLSQAKKTKLHCSEVLVPEKLTRRIARDVLRLSSGEPCGLRGCILYVNLEVENMCKKLDRIIYDASVVPTFELTLVFKQDGSAWPSLRDFFLIGACFTPGFRHALKLSPGFRLIKKKLYSSSAGAVVEEY; from the exons ATGGTTGCCACTAGTACCTTGAAGAACAAAAACTCCGAATGCATTTCCGAGCTGTTGGATCGCAGATTTGATCAGGCGCGCATAGAAGATG AGCTGGATTACTGGGATAACTGTTTGGTGGAGCCTCATCTAAATGGGGAGGTTTTTGAAGACCAAACCTGCCAGCGGCTAGCCAAGATGTTGGAGAACTGCCTGTCCCAAGCCAAAAAGACCAAGCTGCACTGCTCGGAGGTGCTGGTCCCCGAGAAACTGACGAGGCGCATCGCCCGGGACGTGCTGCGCCTCTCCTCCGGTGAGCCTTGTGGGTTGCGGGGCTGCATCCTCTACGTCAACCTGGAAGTGGAGAACATGTGCAAGAAGCTGGATCGCATCATCTATGACGCCAGCGTGGTGCCCACCTTCGAGCTGACGCTGGTGTTCAAGCAGGATGGCAGCGCCTGGCCCAGCCTCAGGGACTTCTTCCTCATCGGCGCGTGTTTCACACCCGGGTTCAGGCACGCGCTGAAGCTCAGCCCTGGGTTCAGACTGATCAAGAAGAAACTGTACTCTTCATCGGCCGGAGCCGTTGTTGAAGAGTACTGA